CGCCCCCTGTCGCCGTCATCGTCGTGCCACGACATCTACAGCTCCCAGCTACCTAATTGATCGTCTCATCTGACTGAGGTGCCTGTCAGAGGTACGtctgagagagagaaagagcattCGAGAGACTGAAACAATAATGTCCGAGTCGCTCTCGCTCGTGTAAACGTAAGACTGTATAACTGGACACGTACCTGTCATCTGTCAATAAAAGAAGCGAGCGTGATGTGCTGCTCTTCAATAAAAACGACGTCTGCTTGTGGACCTGTTTGATTGTTTGTTAATTTGTGTGGTAGCATGGACCTGTTTGGATCGCATCGCATGGATTTCACATGAGACACGGCTGTGGGAGTAGGAAAAAACATATGAATGAGATCGTGATAATAGCCCCCACCCGCAGTGGAAACTTTACAAGACGCGAGCTGCTATGGTTCGGTTCATACGAAAGTAAACAAAATTTAGAAGTTACGATTTCAAAATAAAATTTGATCGAAAATACTGCCGTAGGTATGACTTATAAATTGAAAAGAGGGAGTAACATGAGAAATTTGAAAAGAAAAGAAACGCATTTGACCTGCATTTCTTGGATGTATAATGCGTTTCACTTCTAAACAGGTTTGAGGTGATCAAGAGCATATGCCCCATCCCTGATCCCTCCCTAAAAAATTCTCGCATGCTAATGAATCAATTTTTCTCTTTCAGGTTTCGAGTTTCCTGAAGATTTTCCAAATGTGGAGAGAACCTAAAAGAATATAGAAAAAAAAAGATGTCAAGTTTCCTGAAGATTCTCTCCgaatttttttttgagggaaagccatcatggcggtttatatttCATGTGAAAATAAGGATACACCGTTTGATAGGACGTTGCGAGATGTGCAAAAAAAAAAAGCTGAAGCGTTTAAAAAAAAGATTATTTGCTGATATTATTTGAGAGAGACCGATacccgcccgaccccgccgcccccaGCTGAGCGCGCAGAGGAGCCACCCACCCCACCAGTCCGCCACCATGGCCGCCCGGAGCGCtctcctcgccgccggcgccgcAGCACTGGTCGCCGTCGCGGCCGTCTTCCTCCTGCCCGACCCGGCTTCCCGCCTCCCATGTacgcgccccctcctcctccctcccaccCCCTCCGTTTTCCCGCGGAGGGAAGCTCATGCTCAGCTCGTCTCCTCTCCCCGCAGGGGCGCAGCGGGGATGCTTCGCCGACCTGATTCTGGCCAACGCCACCATCTACACCGCCGACCCCGCCCGCCCCTTCGCCGGCGCCATAGCCGTTCGCGCCGGCCGCGTGCTCCGCGTCGGCACCTACGACTCCCTCAAGGTTGTCCTCCGACCTGCTTGCCCCCTCTCTCGGCAGAGATTATATCTGTAAAAAAAATATCTGCTCTGTTCTGCTTGCGGCGTCACTGCAACTGCAACCGCAGGCGCATATATTTTCTGTCTCCTGCGTTTCGCTCAAAATTGACTGCATAGACTGTAAAGTGCAGGAATTCAAGGGCCGAGACACGTATGAGCTGAATCTCAGTGGCAATGTGGTGCTCCCGGGATTCATCGACTCCCATGTGCAGCTAATCGACGGCGGCCTGCAGGTAGTGCTTTGCCAGTTTGCCTATCTGCCTCCCCTTGCAATGACATCATGACATGGACAGGCCGGGACATTACAGTTTCAATATTACTACAGTTCTGTAAATTTAACTTCACAGTGTACTTCTGTTTGAACTTTGCTGCAGTTGGCGAGGGTGCCGCTTCGAGGAGTTAGAAGCAAAGCTGAGTTCATCAGCAGGGTTAAGGGAGCCGTCAGAGGTTTCCATGAACTATGCTGCTCTTTCTCTCAGTTTATCCATTCTGTTTTTAATCATTTTGTTGCTTAGTACTGTACACCATGGGATGTTtctgctttctgttatttatatactAGCATGGTTTGCACACAAGGGTCAGGGGTTTGCCAAGACATGATTTCTGTTGCATGTATCCGACTAGTCTTTGTCTACTGAGTTGTCTGGTGTTACCAATCACCAAATATCTCTGCAATACTACTACTATCTCTGAGACTTGTTTCCTGAACAGATAAACATCCTGGCGAGTGGGTACGCGGAGGAGGTTGGAACAATGATTTTTGGGGTGGTGATCTCCCCACTGCAGCTTGGTTAGACGACATATCTCCTGATAATCCAGTGTGTTTTCAATTCAATCTCACGAGTTCGATCTTTTCCGAGAAGCTGTTACATAGGGCCAGCCAGTGACTCATTTTCAATTGCAGGTCTGGCTCTCACGCATGGATGGTCACATGGGATTAGCCAATTCACTGGCTATGAAGATTGCTGGGATTGACAAAAACACAAATGATCCAGTTGGTGGAACTATTGTAAGAACAACGGAAAGAGGTAACCTTTTATTGAACTTAAGTAATTAACATTTAACACTGACCTTTTACCTTTGCGGGCCAGGAATTAtttttcaaatacaatatgattttcaATTCAAGCACAAATATGGTTTCACCAACAACAAAAAACTCAGAAGCAAACCGTTAACTGTTATGATCAAGAAAGTTCATGATGAATTATCATGGTCATGTGTGCCTTTTCTGAATTTTTTGTATATATTTTCACAGTATTCTCACGGAGTCATGGTTCGCACATTAAGATATTGGTGATATAATATGTTTAACTATGTAATGTGCACTGTTCTTTTTAATtagtcatgtactccctccgtttttatttactctgcatattagagttgactgaggtcaaacttcgtaaagtttgaccaagtttatagaaaacaatataaacatttatcataataaatctatacgatgtgaaagtacatttaataataaatctaatgttgttgatttgttattgtatatcttaatatttttgtatataaacttggtcaaagtttgtaaagcttgactttgaccaaagctaatatgcgaactaaataaaaacggagggagtactttcaaGTGCAAACATTGTTGTAAACACTTAGGTAAGATTAAAAATTCACCTGACCTGCATCATTATTTGTAGAGCCCACTGGTCTTCTGGTTGATGCTGCTATGAAGCTTGTATTTGATGTGGTTCGAGAAGACTCTGTAAATGAAAGACGAGAGGCTCTCCTTAGAGCAAGTAAACACGCTCTAATGAGAGGGGTGACTACTGTTGTTGATGTTGGAAGTTATTTCCCTGGAACCTCAGAAGAGCAAACTTGGCAAGATTTTTCTGGTATCTTGTGCCACTTTTGCTTGTAATATTGGTGTTATGAAAACACCAAACTCAGATACAAAGTATCTTACAAAAATCTGCAGTTAACAATAGAACATATCAATAGTTCCATATATATGTCTGCATTATACTTTGCGGAATTTATTGGTGGGACGCGTCCATTGTTGatgtcttttttttttgaaacaacagAATGCAACTAAACTATATACGTTGAGTTTTGCACCCCCAATCGATAAAATGTTTGTTAATTCTGTTAGACATAAAGCTAATCTATCTGGTCTATATTGTCAATAATCAAGCATTACTCTGCCATTCAAGTAAAAGAACCATACTGCTCATGTTAAATCAAATGTTATGTAGAGCTGGACGTTTCTTCCGTTGTTTGGATGACTCCTAATGAATTTCAATTTGATTCACTCGTACCTTTCTTTTGAAGGATCAAGGATCTACTTTTGTAGTTTTTCATCTATAACCCTTTTTTTGGACTGGAACCTTATTTGTTCTGAAGTATTGTGCTTACATCACAACAGATGTCTATGAATGGGCTCATTCTATGGGAAAGATGATGATCAGAGTCTGCTTATTCTTCCCAATGCCGACATGGCCTCGTGTTTCTGTAAGTTATGTTTCATGAAATATACCAAGCTCTTCTGTTCTAAGTGCTTAATATTATGCGAATGCTATTAACAATTATCTGCATATTATCTCTTGTAGGATCTTATTCATGAAAGAGGTCGATCTTTAAGTGGGTGGATTCATCTAGGTGGTGTGAAAGCTTTTCTTGATGGTTCTTTGGGTTCCTCAAGTGCATGGTTCTATGAAGTAAGTAAGTCTTGAGTATGGTCTGAGTACCTATCAGACATGTTGTTAGTGTTAGTGCATTTATATTGATGGTGTAGAAATTTATGTCCATAGCAATGCTGTCTTTTTGTGGCTAAAGCTTCACAAATACTCTGTTTTATGCTCGTGCGTGGAATGTGATACATCATGGTACTAGTTTGTGATTGGTCTTGTTATGTATAAAGGACACCAATATGATTAGCCCGATCAGTCTCTGTTTCTGCAAGAAACTGTAAATTGAGAAAGGTTGTGTCAGCAAGTACATTTAACAAGTCATTCAAAATTACATCTTAGTGCACTATGATATTTCATATCTACACCATATTTTTTATGGAAGAGATGCACATCATATTCTTATCTAGAGGGTTGATATTTTAGCGCTAAATCTTCTCTGCATTTTGAATTTATGGCTGAAAAATTTGTGGTGGTCCATTAGCAAATAAGGTTTGAATTTTTGTTAGCGTTGTTTGAAAAGGGTATCTGGTTTTGTTACTTATTCATTTGGTGGTGGAAACTGTAAAGGTGTACAATTATTACTCATTTCCTTCCTTTTGCTGAACTAAATACTCTGACTTGATATGCAATAGCTTTGCTAAACAATATAAAAAGCTTGTCCCCATCTTATAACTAGAATATTTTTTGGATAATTAACATCTTGTTTTACAATTTATACCATCATGTAACATATTGGTCGTGTACTCGTGTCAGCTAGGAAGTTGATTTCTCCAGAAATATTAATAAAATTATTATGTTCTGGTTTATAAGAGTTTAATATATATGGTCAGCCTTATGTGGATGCTCCGAGCGATTATGGTCTCCAATTGTTAGATATGGATGTTCTGCTCAATGCAACATTAGAATCAGACAAATCAGGACTTCAGGTACACGTTTTTTCCATTTGTGCACATGCTTAATCATGTTTACCATCATCTGAGAAAGTAATATTGTTCTTTTTAAGGTTGCCATACATGCAATTGGAGATAAAGCTAATGATATGCTGCTACATATGTTCGACAAGGTTGTTAGTTTGAATGGAACGAAGGACCGTAGGTTACGGGTATGTTTTTCTGCTAGCATACTGAACAAGAGAATTTGCCCTCAAAGCATTTTTGTAGTAACTAACTAATAAGTTGAATGTAATTTAAACTTGCTTCATGTGAAATCAGATTGAGCATGCACAACATCTATCCCCAGGTGCAGCAAAGCGCTTCGGAGAGCATGGTATCATTGCGTCTGTGCAGGTCAACCATTCTCTTCCATTACTGTATGTTATATAATGCTCGTAATGATGGTCTCTGTTCGCTGCATAAAAACATAGGAGTCTGAAGGCTCTTGTATTGCTCGAAAGGCGAAATCGTGATAGCACTTTTGTAACTAGAGGACTTCATTCAGTTACTTCTGGTTATAAACATAGGAGTCTAGATTGTGAAAAATATCATACTAATCTTATGAAGACAGAAGTTGCAGTGCATACAAGCACAATATGTCAGAAATACTCTGAAGCAAGAGAAAACAACAGGTCCAGCTTTTTAAGTATTCCATATTGAAGGTAAAGCACCATGACATCACATTCGATCTGCCAGTAAACAACAGACAGTAGACACAGCCTAAAGAAAATGTAACATAGAAAAAAAATACATGTTAGTAACCTGTCATTTCTTAATCTAGATATTCTCGTATTGTTAAGGGGCTTTTGCTATTCCCTGCAAAACAAGGTGCTTCCGCCATTCATGATTAATGAATCCCTGTTACTTTTCAGATCATTTTTAACATTTTACCTAATGGCCTGTTATGTGAGTACATATCAATCTGTGTACAGTTCTCCATGTCGTTACTTGAAATCATATGAAATGCACACATTGATATGATAAACGTGGATTGCAGCCTCCATCTTCTGAAATATGCGCTTGTTTTTGCCAGCCAGATCATTTGTTGGATGATGCTGACTCTGCTGGGAAGAAGATCGGGGTAGAACGAGCTGAGCGGAGTTCCTACTTGTTCCGATCACTACTGGCCGGTGGCGCACATCTGGCTTTTGGTTCTGATTGGCCTGTATGCATTTCCCGAAATTCCTCCAAATATTATAGCCTTTACTTAGGTGGAGATATAGGCAGTTAACtgtatttgtgtgtgtgtttaTTTTCCAGGTTTCAGATATTTACCCTTTGCAAGCTATTAGAACTGCGATGTCCCGCAAGCTGCCTGGATGGGACGAGCCTTGGATCTCCGCAGAGCGCTTGCCCCTGGATGATTCCTTGAAAGCGTGAGTCTCTTTGCGGTGTCATGCATGTTCCATTTGGTTATACTCTGTTTCTGAAATGCCATGGAATGCCTCACTGATATCTGGTCATGCCGGTATCCACTCGCATTATGATGTTGAGATCTCCATATCGCAGAATTAGCAAACAGTATGATGTTGAGATCTGCATGTGTGTGTGTTTATGACGTATGATACTTGCAGGAACTCACTATGTTTTCCTGTCTGTACTAATCGAGTTCTTTCTGCACGAGCTGCAGGCACACGATATCTGCCGCCTACGCCTGCTTCCTGGACCATGTTGTGGGTAGCCTCGTCGAAGGGAAGTACGCCGACTTCGTGGTCCTGCCGTCCACCTCGTGGCGTGAGTTCGCCGGCGACATCCCGGGGCACGTCCTGGCGACGTACGTGAACGGCAAGCAGGCCTATCCGTAGCCCCGTTCGCTGCGACGGCGCTCCGGCAGCCTCCAGGTCCGGTCCGGATTCAGATAGAAGACACACATACGTTAATTAGCACCAACCATTGTTGGTTTATTCTGGAAGCACTTGTCAGGCCTTGTAAAACGGGGATGCttaggggaggtgcttagagaaataaaccggtcgtttcttaagcaccggtgcttatttgtacaggagagacgcttagaaataggcaccggtgcttcagaaaaactcgatttatttttctaagcatctctctaagcacctTCCATTGTACAAGACCTCATAATACCAATCTTATTTATTGATACTGTTGTGACATGATGAGGGTTACGTTGGATCCACATATTTTTTTGTACTTTACGAACCGAAAGCGTCTGGGTAGCAGACTGGTGGTGTGATGATGCGCGCCCAATTTTAAATTCCAGCGTTGAACCCTTTCAACTCCGGCTGATTTTGTCTCATCGCGCGACCGGCCGGTCCACAGCTACCATTGCTTCCCTTTCGGCCTGAAATGCTCGTGGTGGTTGGTCTGTGGATGGACTCACTCCATCGGCCGGAGGAACGGCCGACGACTAAGATTGACGGATTGCCGCGGCTGAAGCCTGAAACTACGGACCGATGACGCGGCCCAAAATACCCAGGCTGGGCCGGGTCGGACTTGCCTCTCTCGCTGGGCTCGGGCTTTGTTTTGTAGCTCGAATGTATATTCGGGCTGAGCTTGGGCTTTCGTCTTTGCACTGGGTTTGCCCATAACAACACTGAGAAGCAACATACGGGCTGGGCTTTTAGGCTTTAGGCCTATGTCCGGCTGGGGTCGGCCTTGAGTTTCCCTTGAGAAAGTGTGTGTTCTAGGCTTCGAGCGGGGCTTGGGCTTGAAGTTTGGGGTTCGGGCTTTTTGAAGCCCGGCCTGAGTGTGATGATGCTCTTACCAAATTatgttggtatatatatatatatatatatatatatatatatatatatatatatatatatatatatataccattcGTATACAAGtttaaaaagaaatagaaaaaatatTAGGTAGATTTGTTGGAATCTGCTATAGAGACATTCCTTAAATTATTAGTTAATGCTACACAGACGGGATGGTTCTTACAGATTCAACGGAGTGTGATTAGGAGGAGGTTTCGGATTGAAGATTAGGAGGAAGGCGGGGGCCACCCCCATGAGAATAGGAGGAGGGATTAATGAAAGTTGTTGATCCCGTGAGATGTCCATAACTATCCGtgcgtttaggattatttggacacctTCAGTAACCAATTATTGAAAAAACCTGAAATCTTAAAAGTGCACGCCCACTTTTTCGTAGGAACGGGCGGCCGGGCTGGTTACTTACATGTGTGTCTTTTTTTGTCAGCTAGTGAATGTTTTTTGTTAGCATTAAATGCGTACGGACTAGTCCTGAAAATAGATACACGCACATTTATTTTGGCCACTTCAATTTTTAAAAAGTCGTATCTTTTAAACCACACGTTGGAATTCAGATCCGTCTTCACCGTTGGATtcatcgcgacgagatcttcgaaactagatcccgcatggatatgtttcgacgaaatttTTTTGATGCCAACTTTGGCGCTGTATTGTGCAACTTCAGTACTGCTTTGTGCAACTTTAGTACTGCATGGTGCAATTTTTTTCAAACCCAGTTTTTTGAAGCTGCATCCTCAGTAGTTGTCGTTGCACATATAGTAGTCCTAGTTGGCACATACATAGCCACATAGTTGCATAATCTGGTCCGCATAGTCGCATATGAATTATCAtagcttgtaatgtagtctagttgcacacacattgatgtttagttggcttgtaaCATAGTCTAGTTgcgcacacattgatgtttagttggcaggaagactagttgcacacacatatgcttagttggcttgtaatatagtctagttgcacacacattgatgtttagttggcaggacactagttgcacaaGCATTAATATTTAGTTGGCAGGAATAGTTACACACACATATACTCAGTTGGCacggcaatgtagtctagttgcataaTGCAGTACTATAGTTGCACCATATAGCACCAAAGTTGGCatcaaaaaaaattcgtcgaaacatacccatatgggatctagtttcgaagatctcgtcgcgatgaACCCAAAGGTGAAAACGGATCTGAATTCCAACgtgtggtttaaaagatatgactttTTAAAGATTTAAAAGACGAAAATAAATGTGTTTCACGGACCAGTCTGTACGCATTTGCTATACGCATTTAATGCTAATAAAAACATCCATTAACTAACAGAAAAAGACACACAATAAATAATTGCTATTTATAAATTATTAGAGGACCAAAACTTGCAATTTTGGGCCGGCCGCTCGCAAAGTATAGTGAGCAGCCGGCCGCTCGCTAGACCGGTCCTTCAAAAAATTGTACGGGATCAGCTGGAGATGCTCTTGCTGTCACCGTCGACTAGTTTGTCCCTAGTAGCAGTTGGTTAGGGATATGCTTGCCACTTGGTGTTTCTAGAAGCACCATTGTTTCCGATTTTGCGGTGCAGACATGTAGTGGGCTGGTCAAACTGTCCACTTTGCTTGTGTGTTCTTCCTAAGAGCAGTACTACTAACATGCCTATTCTTTTTAGAACAAATGTATGACTTGTCCTCGCATAAAACGGGGGAAATAGAAGTAGTATAACATGCAGGCGCCCAAATTAGAGAACGACAAGGCTGCACGCCCATAGTTTTGCCTGCGTTGAAAGCTGACTGGTGCGTAGTAGTTCAGCGAGAAGCGTCAGCGACAAGATTAGTTGAGCAGAACATAGACCATGGTAGGATGCCGGACCGTGGATCGGCTATGCAAAACAGTGTGCGCGACGTGGACACCGCAAACTGTGTCGTCAGAAATTTCTTTTTTTTAATTATCTCCGAGTCACTGCATCAAAATAATGCATGCAACCATCTTTGTTAATTTATATATCAGAGTCTATCAAAATAAATACAAACATCAATCCAAAATCACCTTCAAGATGAATAAAGTCGCTACACCTACAAGTATAAAAAATATGCCCTGAACGTATCAACGGACACCATCTAATCCAATGGCATTACGAAGTCGCCCGCCTGGCAAGCTGGGAGTACCGACCGGTCTAGGCGTCTCACAACGCGCACCACATCTGCAAGTTTTAGGATCCACCGCCGCCATCTTCTGTATtcccatcttcacgagggatcattgCATAGATTTTGCTAATCACATCTGTCGTCGACGTCACCACGACGCCAAACAGCGCCACCAGCCTGCGTGCGTCCATCCTCACACGCCCGTTGGCGACACTTCGGTGCACCATGCCGCCAAGCCCCCTCGTCGGCCTTGTGATAGATGTAATACCCTCCTCCTCTTGTCCCCACCAGTCAGCTCCTACTCCAAAAATGATACCCCCTTGAAGGAAAAACAACACCGTAGGTGCCCTCATCGTCCGATCCGGGAGACCCAGATCAAAGGTTTCCCCCCGGAACATCCCAATCGTATTGACACAACCTGCAACGACGATGCATCGAGAAGGACACGATGTCATAGATGCCACCATGACCGCAGTAGGCGCGTTTTTTTATCTGAAGTCGCGTCGCCCCGATCCCGTAGCTGGCTGGGACCACGCGGAGCCTCGCCATGAATACGTATGTTGCCGCCGGTACACCGGCAGAGAACCAGCAACCCTCACCGGCCCCAACGTGCCGCCAGCCATCCATCGGCAAAACCGATGACGAATCGGGCTGGGGACCAGATCCACGGCCGCCACCACGCCCACCATTGCCGGAGACCTCAGATTCTGCGGGCCATGGAGGATAGTGTGTTCGTCTCACGACCAGGGACACCGCCTAGGCCGCTGCACACGCTCCCACTGGACTCGCCCCGACCGATCCATGAGGGTCGTCGTTGCATCCAGCACCCCGGCCTCTTCGGCACCAGACCCGCCGCCGCGGTGGCCTATGCCACCGGCTGCGGCGGCGGAGGGGAAGCCGCGTCGTGGTTGGCTATTGGGTGCTTGAGATCGCCCCCTGGAGGCGCCTTGGGGAGGCGTCGCGAGGGGGTTAGGAGTCTGTTCGCGTGGTTAGCTGTGTTGCCGACCATACATGTCTGCATTCTCTTGTCGTTATGCTATTCATCTGCAGCTTGTGATCATTTCAAAACAAAACTTCCGGCCTAGATTGAATTGAAATGATGTTTGTGGCTTCTTATAGATTGAATTTGTTTCGTACATTTATCTATGAGACAATTCAGGGGTTAGAATTCTTTCCAATTCGAAAGTCCCGAATGATcaaaggaagcagagagagagagggattcgAACCCTTGGTAAAAAAAATTGTACAAACTCACTCGATCGGCCGGAGGAATGGTGGATGGCGAAGACCGACAGGCCGCCACGGCTGATGCCTGTTCGGCCGTCGGCGGCGGCGCGGTACGGAGTTGGACTGCACACAGCCGGGCCCGAATCCAACTCGGCTTCTTTCTCCTGATGTCACGCGGGCTACGTACCCGCTGATGTTCGCTAAACTGTCACCGTAGGCCGCTTTAATCTTTTCTATGGAGTAGGTAGTGTTCTGCAACTCCTGCCGACGAGTCCGGTCTAAGGTTATGGAGCGAAAGCGAGCATTATAGTCGATCACACACAGGTACAGAAAGTAAATGGACACAGAGATGTAAAGAGAGTTTTTCTTTATTAATCATCATCAATTATACATACACAGGATGCTCCCCTCTTTATATAACTAGGGGGTGGAGGGATAAGTGCCCACTTTAACGTTAAGTGGAGGGACTTGGTCTATAATGGGCCAATGACTTGTTCCATCCAAGGCCCAAGTTTCCCAACACTCCCCCTTGGGCAGTTATCCGTATATTCATGCCTCAAAACTCCAAAAACCCCAGTGGGAAAAAATATGAAGAAAGAGCGCATAGTATACATTGTTGCATTGCACAAATTGCCTCGTCAAAAACCTCGTGTGAGAAACATCAGGAAAACTCATTCAAGGGAAAAAGAGTACAGTCCACTCAACCGTCGAGTTGAGTACTCGATCATCGGGACCGAGATTTTAACGATGAGTTTGTGAAGTTTCTCCCCCTGAACCTTGCATCTCCCTAAGTCTCATCATACCGATTTCACATGCACATCTCTCGAAGGATGGCATAGGTAATGATTTAGTGAACTAATCAGCAAGATTGTCACAGGACTTAGTATGCAAGATTCTGACCTCGTTCATCTTCTGCAGCTCATGTGCATAGAAGAACTTAGGGTTAATATTCTTCATGGGATTACTCTTCACATAACCCATCTGGACTCGTGTAACACAAGCAGTgttatcttcatagataatggtaggGGTTTGTACGGTGTTCAACCCACACGTCTGCTGAATGTGGCAGATCATCCGCCGAAGCGATACACACTCTTTTGACGCTTCGAATAGTGCCATGATTTCTGAGTGGTTCGTGGAAGTCGACACAAGTGTTTGCTTGGACGATTTCCAGGAAAACGCAGTTCCACCACAAAGGAAAACATATCCAGTCCGCGATTTGCAATCATGCGGGTCCGATAGGTACCTAGCATCGGCATAGCCTATAATAGATAGGTCTTGATTTCTTTTATAAAACAGGCCAAGATTTTTGGTCCCTTGCAGGTAACGGAAGACGTCCTTGACACCTTTCCAGTGCCTCTTTGTAGGTTCAGAACTGTACCGACCAAGCAAACTGACGGCGAACGCAATGTCTGGCCGTGTACAATTTGCGAGGTACATGAGTGCTCCAACTGCACTCAGGTAAGGAACCTCTAGTCCCAgagtttcctccccctcttcctttGGCCTGAATGGGTCCTTGTCTGGCTGTAAAGATCTTCCGACCATCGGGGTCTTAGAAGGATATGCCTTATCAAATTCAAATCTCTCCAACACCTTCTGGGTGTAGGCCGACTGATGCACTAGAATCCCATCAGGGGAATGTTTAAGTTGCAGACCTAGACAGAACTTAGttctacccaaatccttcatctcgaaTTCCGACATCAGGTAGGAACTCACTTCCTCAATATCCTCAGGCGTACCGATTATGTTTAAATCGTTCACGTACACCGAGATTATACAGAATCCATCTTGGGATCACCGTATAAAAACACATGGGCAATCTTTATTGCTCGTGTAGCCCTTCTCATATAGGAAATCACTTAAGCGATTGTACCACATTCTACCAGACTGTCTGAGTCCGTACAGTGCCTTTTGAAGTTGAACATTGTATAGACCCCTGTTTTCTCTATCATGATTCGGAATAAGGATACCTTCTGGAACCTTCATGTATATGTTCGAATCCAAGTTACCATACAGGTAAGGAGTGACAACATCCATTAGTTTCATTTTCAAGCCCATGTTTACTGCCATCGAGATCAAGTATCTAAAGGTAACTCCATCCATGACCGGGGAATAAGTCTCCTCAAAATCGACACCTGGTCGTTGAGTGAACCCTTGAGCGACGAGCCTTGCTTTGTACCGTACTACCTTATTATTTTCATCTCTCTTTCGAACAAAAACCCACCTATGGCCAACAGGGCGAATGTGGGGAGGAGTTCGACAAACTAGATCGAACACCTTCCTTTTGTTGAGAGATAATAATTCGGCAGTAATTGCCTACTGCCAATCTTTCCAATCCGACCTTTTCTTGCAATCAGCGAGCTTGTTAGGCTCAGGGTCAAGATCTATGATTGAGGCAATTTTCGTAGAAAAGTTAATGTCGACAATCACCATTGCTCGGTTCAGGGACTCCTGCGTATAAATATAATTTATTGCCATTTCGTCATGGAGCGCATCCGGCGCAAACACTTGCTCTAGCAAATTTCCCATTATGGGAGCAAG
The Triticum dicoccoides isolate Atlit2015 ecotype Zavitan chromosome 3A, WEW_v2.0, whole genome shotgun sequence genome window above contains:
- the LOC119270514 gene encoding protein LONG AFTER FAR-RED 3-like gives rise to the protein MAARSALLAAGAAALVAVAAVFLLPDPASRLPWAQRGCFADLILANATIYTADPARPFAGAIAVRAGRVLRVGTYDSLKEFKGRDTYELNLSGNVVLPGFIDSHVQLIDGGLQLARVPLRGVRSKAEFISRVKGAVRDKHPGEWVRGGGWNNDFWGGDLPTAAWLDDISPDNPVWLSRMDGHMGLANSLAMKIAGIDKNTNDPVGGTIVRTTEREPTGLLVDAAMKLVFDVVREDSVNERREALLRASKHALMRGVTTVVDVGSYFPGTSEEQTWQDFSDVYEWAHSMGKMMIRVCLFFPMPTWPRVSDLIHERGRSLSGWIHLGGVKAFLDGSLGSSSAWFYEPYVDAPSDYGLQLLDMDVLLNATLESDKSGLQVAIHAIGDKANDMLLHMFDKVVSLNGTKDRRLRIEHAQHLSPGAAKRFGEHGIIASVQPDHLLDDADSAGKKIGVERAERSSYLFRSLLAGGAHLAFGSDWPVSDIYPLQAIRTAMSRKLPGWDEPWISAERLPLDDSLKAHTISAAYACFLDHVVGSLVEGKYADFVVLPSTSWREFAGDIPGHVLATYVNGKQAYP